A section of the Epinephelus moara isolate mb chromosome 3, YSFRI_EMoa_1.0, whole genome shotgun sequence genome encodes:
- the LOC126388066 gene encoding olfactory receptor 5AN1-like yields the protein MRQDSYLPLSTNQRSSSVNGTWEPDGVTFFIIQGLASLGEKKMIVFVLLLLGYIIILGGNSMIIFVVLTDSKLNSPMYFFLSNLSFVDILFTTTTIPKMLSGLLTDVNTISVPGCFLQMYFFFQLGVTDYAILTVMAYDRYVAICNPLRYTAVMTRPVRLLLIAGAWSFAAFCTLPATSAAALLRPQCGVLILTSYILIGVSISRMGVAQRLKAFGTCAAHLTVVSISYSSASFVYISYRVGNFSPEDRIIVSVLFSALTPFLNPMIYSLRNKELRESIRRTLSRFRPAAVLPTKDVHTVS from the exons ATTCATACCTGCCCTTGTCGACCAATCAGAGATCCAGCTCTGTTAACGGCACCTGGGAGCCTGATGGCGTCACTTTCTTCATCATCCAGGGCCTCGCCAGCCTTGGTGAGAAAAAGATGATAGTTTTTGTCCTCCTGCTTCTGGGTTACATCATCATCCTGGGAGGAAACAGCATGATCATCTTTGTG GTGCTGACTGATTCAAAGCTCAACTCTCCCATgtatttcttcctctccaaccTCTCCTTCGTGGACATCCtcttcaccaccaccaccatccccAAAATGCTGTCGGGCCTCCTGACAGACGTGAATACCATTTCCGTCCCAGGCTGCTTCCTCCAGATGTATTTCTTCTTTCAGCTAGGTGTAACTGACTATGCCATCCTGACTGTCATGGCATACGACCGCTACGTGGCCATCTGCAACCCTCTGCGCTACACGGCGGTCATGACTCGGCCCGTCCGGCTGCTCCTCATCGCAGGAGCCTGGAGTTTTGCCGCCTTCTGCACACTACCAGCTACCTCCGCAGCGGCTTTACTGCGGCCCCAATGTG GAGTCCTCATCCTCACCTCCTACATCCTGATAGGTGTTTCCATATCGAGGATGGGTGTCGCTCAAAGGCTAAAGGCCTTTGGGACGTGTGCCGCCCACCTGACTGTGGTGTCCATCTCTTACAGCTCGGCCTCGTTTGTATACATCTCCTACAGGGTGGGAAACTTTTCACCTGAG gACCGTATCATTGTGTCTGTGCTGTTCTCCGCTCTGACTCCTTTCCTAAACCCGATGATCTACAGTCTGAGGAACAAGGAGCTGCGAGAGTCCATCAGGAGGACTCTGAGCAGGTTCagacctgctgctgtgttgccCACAAAGGACGTCCACACAGTGTCCTGA